The nucleotide sequence ACGCTGAAATATCAGCAGGAGGACGGTATGCAGACGGTCTTACCTTTCGGAATTCTGAATATAAAGGCAATGCGGACACTCACGACCGAAAGTACGGCGGTATTATCTCCGTATAAGACACAGGAGATTATAGACAAAGGCGGTTTGTATTACGGCATAAATGCAATATCACACAATTTACTTATGTGTAATCGCAAGCTGTTACTCAACGGAAACGGCTTTATTCTCGGTGTGTCGGGTTCGGGAAAATCATTTGCGGCAAAAATGGAAATTCTGATGTCGGCTCTGTTTTCAAATGACGATATTATCGTCATAGATGTTGAGCGTGAGTATGGCTCGCTTATACGAAATCTCGGCGGTGAAGTTATCACGCTTTCAGCTTCATCGAAAAACCATATCAATGCACTTGAAATAAATAACGATATTGATATGGACGAAAACCCCGTGTCGATAAAATCGGAATTTTTAATATCTCTGTTCGACCAATTATTAAAAAGCAATGATTCAAGGCTCGGCGGCGGTGTCGGTGCAAAGGATAAGTCTATCATTGACCGCTGTGCAATTAAGGTTTACGGTGAATATTTAAGCGGCAAATCGGAATATATGCCGACTTTGGTGGATTTTAGAAATGAGCTTTTAAGACAGCCGGAGGACGAAGCACAAGACCTCGCACTATCACTTGAAATATTTACAACAGGCTCACTTGACGCATTTGCACATCAGAGTGATGTTAATACAAATAACCGTATTGTTGCGTATGATATTTTGGAGCTTGGCGAGCAGATGAAGTCTATCGGACTTTTGATTATGCTTGATAATATTTTTAACAGAGTTATGGCAAACAGGCGGCGTGGCAAATACACCCGTGTTTATGTCGATGAAGCACACTTGTATTTCAAAAATCCGTACAGTGCAGATTTTCTTTTGAAGTGCTGGAAACGGTTTAGAAAGTACGGTGGACTTTTGACAGGTATCACGCAGAACATTTCCGACTGCCTGTTAAATGAAACGGCGAGAGGTATGCTTTCAAACAGCGAATTTCTGCTGCTCTTAAATCAAGCACCGTCAGACAGAAAAGACTTGTCGGAGCTGCTTTCTATATCTGATACGCAGATGAGCTATATCACCAATGCCGGAGCAGGACGGGGACTTATAAAGGTCGGCGGTTCCATTGTGCCGTTTATCAATGAGTTTCCGACAGACACGGAACTCTATAAACTGATGAGCACGAAGCCCGGCGAGGGTTAATAAAAATCATTAAATTAAATACGGCGGATTTTCTAAACGGAGATCCGCCGTTATCATTAGGAGGACGCTATGAAAAACAAAATGACAGAAAAATTATTTGAGCTTGCCTATACCGACAGTATGACAGAAGTGCAAAATCGCAACGCTTATGAGGAACGCTTAAAAAAGCTCCGAAAGCCTAACGCAAACATTTCTCGCATTACGGTTGTTGTTGTCGATGTAAACGGCTTGAAAGAGATAAACGACAGCTACGGGCATTTCAGCGGTGATGATGCGATAAAAACCGTTGCAAAGGCACTGAAAGATACTATCGGATTAAAGGCTGATATTTACCGTATCGGCGGTGATGAATTTGTC is from Qingrenia yutianensis and encodes:
- a CDS encoding VirB4-like conjugal transfer ATPase, CD1110 family; the encoded protein is MLNLFGRKNRIKKQKRKIARTVQQSIPIDAIYKDGIFRTGRLFSKSWKFSDINYAVASDDDQLQMFLAHSAILNGLPTDAMAEITIYNRQLHNKVFEQITTPSDNPNYRKYTQELNGILCDKMSESNNIVHEKYITVATEKKNIEEARTFFTRVGNDLTADYAKISSKIAELGYKDRLRIFNDFFKTGENEEFDFDIKKAMAKGADFKDYIAPDSLEFKKDYIKIGDKYARTVFLKEYPSFLKDSMISELTDFSRSMMLSITIQPIPTDEAVKIVQKKLLAIETDITKWQQKQNENNNFSANIPYEMEQMRKEIKEFLDDLTTRDQRMMFVTVTLLHIADSLEQLDNDTETLMSIGRKHLCNFATLKYQQEDGMQTVLPFGILNIKAMRTLTTESTAVLSPYKTQEIIDKGGLYYGINAISHNLLMCNRKLLLNGNGFILGVSGSGKSFAAKMEILMSALFSNDDIIVIDVEREYGSLIRNLGGEVITLSASSKNHINALEINNDIDMDENPVSIKSEFLISLFDQLLKSNDSRLGGGVGAKDKSIIDRCAIKVYGEYLSGKSEYMPTLVDFRNELLRQPEDEAQDLALSLEIFTTGSLDAFAHQSDVNTNNRIVAYDILELGEQMKSIGLLIMLDNIFNRVMANRRRGKYTRVYVDEAHLYFKNPYSADFLLKCWKRFRKYGGLLTGITQNISDCLLNETARGMLSNSEFLLLLNQAPSDRKDLSELLSISDTQMSYITNAGAGRGLIKVGGSIVPFINEFPTDTELYKLMSTKPGEG
- a CDS encoding GGDEF domain-containing protein, which translates into the protein MKNKMTEKLFELAYTDSMTEVQNRNAYEERLKKLRKPNANISRITVVVVDVNGLKEINDSYGHFSGDDAIKTVAKALKDTIGLKADIYRIGGDEFVCISESNVLPYISQFKDTIYFINNERLYNLSVSIGYSRFHEKYSKGIDDIICRADEKMYKDKKSKK